From a region of the Podospora pseudopauciseta strain CBS 411.78 chromosome 7 map unlocalized CBS411.78m_7, whole genome shotgun sequence genome:
- a CDS encoding uncharacterized protein (COG:A; EggNog:ENOG503NVAJ): MSTSRPGEHLTIGYPPQTVSAQNRSNSPTSTSPNDPQSAGSTLRSPYGLSPGLTPTSKMPGASRSGAGSPNHEMAASGRLFSKRAREIQAQEGIPGIPVNPWGGPPTSGNSTPLRENIPESPTDGFPDFAQLPTPQELPSTRRARAGTVPSRFSPGGAGNGLLAIPSLASKTSRPSPSQTPFKSPSPGIESSGNDISNASALLSRLRAGSMPQRSPFAHVPGTSSPFGPSIFSSWNPTGTGRDRGNTLASIASVPSNGPSSPAQSHFSREGNAESDVHMRTLDYLGLAETPQPARAQIATPTYVPNYADFSKAANRFRSYSVNNKDRYADEDEDDYDDPVMMMENQYLQIQDQLAATNAAIQQHNLAVQAFANQAARPRARTAGVLDTPASRVLRNYYPTPSRLDESITASDIRVSGDKEYDDLPQAVAGLSLGRSNSRNNGLLSAEEQGLEGPTSALWLGSIPTSTTTSTLTEMFKSYGPILSARVLTHKNCGFVNFERVDSAISAKNTMNGKEIFPGAGPIRINFAKPPSASNTPGHDGAMPSPSPDPFSKGQDNAQGMGTGAPGDSSPAALVGTATPTVPPLAEMTGDILSIVVQFGATEEDKYNISASLQRAIQYGEFVDEIPPIKEPAHTRIHDAPKLRDIRKRIDNQALSQAEIESIAVDMLPEIAELSSDYLGNTVVQKLFEHCSDDIRDQMLAEIAPHMAEIGVHKNGTWAAQKIIEVCKTPHQMNLIVQHLRPYTIPLFLDQYGNYVLQGCLKFGSPHNDFIFETMLSRMWEAAQGRYGARAMRACLESHHATKDQQRLLAAAIALHSVQLATNANGALLLTWFLDTCTFPQRRTVLSPQLVPYLVNLCTHKVAYLTVLKVINQKAEGDARDTVLKALFFTPNDQVLEAILSDHACGATLIFKVLTTPFFDETIRSQVVETVKNVLIRIKAQPGQGYKRLMDEVGLSTRSGGGGGNSASRDHSNDNRQRPGSRQTPGNAQHHQQPQQAQQAQQQQQQQGGQYNGNAAPQYYNHLNAPAGVPGYDMAYGVPRGEGVDAGLTQQFPTFQQGAMYNAPNTPMAPASIQQMQYQQAMMRGGPPMSNYYSAAVPAGFNGYPDQYRNTGSPIQPPSAQLSNVPGQAPFPPAPGFGMNMSYGYGGQGQMPPNMGYMPQQEQGNNSRRGRVGRSPQPDRRRQ, from the exons ATGTCGACTTCAAGACCAGGCGAGCATCTGACCATTGGCTACCCGCCACAGACCGTGTCCGCTCAGAACCgctccaactccccaacaagcacctcccccaacgACCCCCAGTCCGCCGGCAGCACCCTGAGGTCTCCATATGGTCTTTCTCCAGGTCTGACGCCCACCTCCAAGATGCCGGGTGCTTCGCGCTCTGGTGCCGGTTCTCCGAACCACGAGATGGCGGCGTCTGGCCGTTTGTTCTCCAAGCG GGCCCGAGAAAtccaagctcaagaaggcATCCCGGGAATCCCGGTGAATCCCTGGGGCGGACCTCCGACTAGCGGCAACTCGACTCCTCTTCGTGAAAACATCCCCGAGTCGCCGACCGATGGCTTCCCTGACTTCGCACAGCTACCCACACCACAGGAGCTTCCCTCAACACGCCGTGCTCGTGCCGGCACCGTTCCGTCTCGCTTCTCCCCGGGTGGGGCCGGCAATGGATTGCTTGCCATCCCGTCTCTGGCTTCCAAGACGTCTCGTCCAAGCCCCTCTCAGACGCCGTTCAAGTCTCCATCACCGGGCATCGAGTCATCCGGCAACGATATTTCCAATGCTTCGGCACTTCTCTCGAGGCTGAGGGCTGGCTCCATGCCACAAAGAAGCCCGTTCGCCCACGTGCCTGGCACCAGCTCTCCGTTTGGTCCTTCTATTTTCAGCAGCTGGAACCCCACCGGGACAGGGCGCGACAGAGGCAACACACTGGCCAGCATTGCCAGTGTTCCTTCCAACGGGCCTAGTTCTCCCGCGCAGTCTCACTTTTCCCGAGAGGGCAATGCTGAGAGTGATGTTCATATGAGAACGCTGGACTACCTTGGTCTTGCGGAAACACCTCAGCCCGCACGAGCTCAGATTGCTACTCCGACATATGTCCCCAACTATGCCGATTTCTCCAAGGCTGCCAACCGTTTCCGGTCTTACTCGGTCAACAACAAGGACAGATATGcggacgaagatgaggatgattATGACGACCCggtcatgatgatggagaaCCAGTATCTGCAGATTCAGGATCAGCTCGCTGCCACCAATGCTGCCATCCAGCAGCACAACCTGGCCGTCCAGGCCTTTGCGAACCAGGCTGCCCGTCCTCGTGCCAGGACCGCTGGTGTGTTGGATACTCCGGCCTCCCGTGTTCTTCGCAACTACTACCCCACTCCCTCCAGGCTTGATGAATCCATCACGGCCTCTGACATCCGTGTTTCTGGTGACAAGGAATACGATGATCTTCCGCAAGCCGTTGCTGGGTTGTCGCTTGGTAGGTCCAACAGCCGCAACAATGGCCTCTTGAGCGCCGAAGAACAAGGGCTGGAAGGCCCAACTAGTGCTTTGTGGCTAGGCAGCATccccacatccaccaccacatcgaCCCTGACGGAGATGTTCAAGTCGTACGGACCTATCTTGTCAGCTAGGGTCTTGACTCACAAGAACTGCGGCTTTGTGAACTTTGAACGGGTCGACAGTGCCATCTCCGCCAAGAACACAATGAATGGAAAGGAGATCTTCCCTGGTGCCGGGCCCATTCGCATCAACTTTGCGAAGCCCCCCTCCGCTTCCAACACGCCAGGACATGACGGAGCCATGCCCTCGCCCAGCCCTGATCCGTTTTCCAAGGGCCAGGACAACGCTCAGGGTATGGGCACCGGTGCCCCCGGTGACTCTTCTCCCGCTGCGCTTGTGGGCACTGCGACGCCGACCGTGCCCCCTCTTGCTGAGATGACCGGTGATATTCTCAGTATTGTTGTCCAGTTTGGGGCGACTGAGGAAGACAAGTACAACATCTCGGCTAGCCTCCAGCGGGCGATCCAGTACGGCGAGTTCGTTGACGAAATCCCTCCCATCAAGGAACCTGCGCACACCAGAATCCACGATGCGCCCAAGCTCCGGGATATCCGCAAAAGGATTGACAACCAGGCCTTGTCCCAGGCCGAGATCGAGAGCATTGCCGTTGACATGCTTCCCGAGATTGCCGAGCTTTCTTCGGATTACCTTGGCAACACGGTCGTCCAGAAGCTCTTTGAGCACTGCTCTGATGATATTCGCGATCAGATGCTGGCCGAGATCGCGCCGCACATGGCCGAGATTGGCGTCCACAAGAACGGAACCTGGGCTGCGCAGAAGATTATCGAAGTGTGTAAGACACCGCACCAGATGAACCTCATTGTGCAGCACTTGCGCCCTTACACGATCCCTCTGTTCTTGGATCAGTACGGCAACTACGTCCTCCAGGGCTGCTTGAAGTTTGGAAGTCCCCACAACGACTTCATCTTTGAGACCATGCTGAGCAGAATGTGGGAGGCGGCGCAGGGACGATATGGAGCTCGCGCCATGCGGGCTTGTCTGGAGAGCCACCATGCCACCAAGGACCAGCAGAGGCTTCTTGCTGCCGCCATTGCTCTCCACAGTGTCCAGCTTGCGACCAATGCCAACGGTGCGCTGCTCTTGACCTGGTTCCTGGACACCTGCACCTTCCCACAGAGACGCACAGTTCTCTCGCCCCAGCTTGTGCCCTACTTGGTCAATCTGTGCACCCACAAGGTTGCTTACCTGACGGTCCTCAAGGTTATCAACCAGAAGGCCGAGGGAGACGCCAGAGACACCGTTCTCAAGGCgctcttcttcacccccaaTGATCAGGTTTTGGAGGCGATCCTGAGCGACCACGCGTGCGGAGCCACCTTGATTTTCAAGGTGCTCACCACGCCCTTCTTTGACGAGACAATCCGCAGCCAGGTAGTCGAGACGGTCAAGAATGTGTTGATTCGCATCAAGGCCCAGCCGGGACAGGGTTACAAGCGGCTGATGGATGAAGTTGGACTGTCCACCCGCagcggtggaggcggtggaaaCAGCGCCTCTCGCGATCACAGCAATGACAACAGGCAACGACCAGGCTCGAGACAGACCCCCGGCAACgctcagcaccaccagcaaccgcagcaggctcaacaagctcagcagcagcagcagcagcaaggtGGACAGTACAACGGCAATGCCGCTCCTCAGTACTACAACCATCTCAATGCCCCTGCTGGCGTTCCTGGTTACGACATGGCATATGGAGTTCCCCGTggcgagggggttgatgccGGCTTGACCCAGCAGTTCCCAACCTTCCAGCAGGGAGCCATGTACAATGCACCAAACACGCCCATGGCACCCGCCTCCATCCAGCAGATGCAGTACCAACAGGCCATGATGCGGGGAGGGCCGCCCATGAGCAACTACTACTCTGCCGCAGTCCCTGCTGGCTTCAACGGGTACCCGGACCAGTACCGTAACACCGGTAGCCCGATCCAGCCCCCGAGCGCTCAGCTGTCGAACGTCCCCGGACAGGCGCCATTCCCTCCGGCCCCCGGATTCGGCATGAACATGAGTTATGGCTATGGTGGCCAGGGACAGATGCCACCCAACATGGGATACATGCCGCAGCAGGAGCAAGGCAACAACAGCCGACGTGGACGTGTAGGTCGCAGCCCACAACCTGACAGACGCCGTCAGTGA